Proteins encoded by one window of Arachis ipaensis cultivar K30076 chromosome B04, Araip1.1, whole genome shotgun sequence:
- the LOC107635969 gene encoding 14 kDa proline-rich protein DC2.15-like, which translates to MGSNKAAMASTAALLLSLNLLFSTMMVTSQQEPPPPMATPPPPPPSTTCPIDTISSSSCLSALNNTMGLIGSGAPTSIITDCCNLVGDLEGTLGSSQAAQICLCAAIGVPELNLAIQVAAALGDILSVCPNNPLVGFQCTAN; encoded by the coding sequence atgggTTCCAACAAGGCTGCTATGGCATCAACCGCCGCCCTTCTCCTCTCCCTCAACCTCCTCTTTTCCACCATGatggttacctcccaacaagaacCACCGCCTCCCATGGCaactcctccaccaccaccaccctctaCTACTTGTCCCATCGACACCATCAGCTCAAGTAGTTGTCTTAGTGCATTGAACAACACTATGGGGCTTATTGGTAGTGGGGCCCCCACATCAATCATCACGGACTGCTGCAACCTCGTCGGCGACCTCGAAGGCACTCTTGGCTCAAGTCAAGCAGCTCAAATTTGCCTTTGCGCGGCCATTGGAGTACCTGAACTCAACCTAGCTATCCAAGTAGCCGCTGCCCTAGGCGACATCCTCAGTGTCTGCCCCAATAACCCTCTCGTGGGATTCCAATGCACAGCTAATTAA